A genomic stretch from Blastocatellia bacterium includes:
- a CDS encoding NAD-dependent epimerase/dehydratase family protein, which yields MARILVTGAKGTLGTPLVRELKARGHEVWQADLQHQADENYVRADVGSYRQLERVFEQDYDYVYHLAAEFGRINGEEYYDTLWQTNVIGTRNILEWQKKKGFRLIFASSSEIYGDKHADILSEEMPLNSSIIQQNDYAVTKWVNEIQCMNFEKRFGTEIVRLRFFNAYGPGEYYHHYRSVVCLFCYRALHDLPYTIYKDYHRVFMYIDDFIPTLASVVDHFIPGQVYNIGGNEYRSVEELSNLILNTLGLDDSKVTYLPQDKHNVQNKRPDITKAAEAFGHNPKVTLEEGVPQTLEWMRKVYAGTVRH from the coding sequence ATGGCCAGGATACTTGTTACAGGAGCCAAGGGTACGCTCGGAACACCGTTAGTGCGCGAGCTGAAGGCTCGCGGCCATGAAGTCTGGCAGGCCGACCTGCAACATCAAGCAGACGAAAACTACGTACGCGCCGACGTCGGTTCTTACCGTCAGCTTGAGCGCGTGTTCGAGCAGGATTACGATTACGTTTACCATCTGGCCGCCGAGTTCGGCCGGATAAACGGCGAAGAATATTACGACACCCTCTGGCAGACGAACGTCATCGGCACACGCAACATTCTGGAGTGGCAGAAGAAGAAAGGATTTCGCCTTATCTTCGCATCCTCTTCTGAGATCTACGGGGACAAGCACGCAGACATTCTCTCTGAAGAGATGCCGCTCAACTCTTCTATCATTCAGCAGAACGACTACGCCGTCACCAAGTGGGTGAACGAGATTCAGTGCATGAATTTCGAGAAACGGTTCGGGACAGAGATCGTCCGGCTCCGTTTCTTCAACGCCTATGGCCCGGGCGAGTACTATCACCACTACCGCAGCGTCGTCTGTTTGTTTTGTTACCGCGCCCTGCACGACCTCCCTTATACCATTTACAAGGATTATCACCGCGTCTTCATGTACATTGATGATTTCATCCCGACACTGGCGAGCGTCGTAGATCACTTTATACCCGGCCAGGTCTACAATATCGGCGGCAACGAATATCGCAGCGTCGAAGAGTTGAGCAACCTCATACTGAATACCCTCGGTCTTGACGATTCAAAGGTCACTTACTTGCCGCAGGACAAGCATAACGTGCAAAACAAGCGACCGGATATCACGAAGGCGGCAGAGGCATTCGGTCACAACCCGAAGGTTACTCTGGAAGAGGGGGTGCCTCAGACCCTCGAGTGGATGCGCAAGGTTTACGCCGGTACGGTGCGCCACTGA
- a CDS encoding class I SAM-dependent methyltransferase, giving the protein MTHIQFDEKREIEKRRELWQAIIEGYLQPLISSGPRGRLLDVGSGWGEFINCVKSPQKFAIDHDLAFARFVSPEVAFSVQDVRSLAFPDRFFDVVFVSNVLEHLPARDDVLRALVDFHRVLKPGGWLIILQPNFKYCFRNYFDFFDHYCAYTEASMVEGLRLAKFSSFERVIARFLPFSTKSRLPQWAWLVRLYLRLPIAWRVFGQQFLIVAIKEAGVES; this is encoded by the coding sequence ATGACGCACATTCAGTTTGATGAGAAGAGAGAAATAGAAAAACGGCGTGAGCTTTGGCAGGCCATCATCGAAGGCTATCTACAGCCATTGATCTCGTCGGGACCGCGGGGTCGGCTGCTCGATGTCGGCAGCGGTTGGGGCGAGTTCATCAACTGTGTTAAGAGTCCGCAGAAATTCGCCATAGACCATGACCTGGCGTTCGCCCGCTTCGTCAGCCCCGAGGTCGCTTTTTCGGTGCAGGATGTGCGCTCGCTCGCGTTCCCTGATAGATTCTTCGACGTTGTCTTCGTCAGTAACGTCTTAGAGCACCTGCCGGCGCGCGACGACGTGTTGCGGGCGCTCGTAGATTTTCACAGGGTGCTGAAGCCGGGCGGCTGGCTCATCATATTGCAGCCGAATTTCAAGTATTGTTTCCGCAACTACTTCGATTTTTTTGACCACTACTGCGCCTACACCGAAGCCTCGATGGTCGAGGGGCTGCGGCTGGCGAAGTTTTCAAGCTTTGAGCGGGTCATCGCCAGGTTCTTGCCTTTCTCGACCAAGTCACGATTGCCGCAGTGGGCCTGGCTTGTGCGCCTGTACTTACGCCTGCCCATCGCGTGGCGCGTGTTCGGGCAGCAGTTTCTAATCGTCGCAATAAAGGAGGCCGGCGTTGAATCCTGA
- a CDS encoding glycosyltransferase family 2 protein has product MNPEISIIVPCLNEEQNIPTLVQKLTALIEQSDLSAEVLIIDDCSDDYTFREAFILSNADSRVKALHKGLPRGIGNAIRFGIKHASGKVGIVVMGDLVDPLAAIPDFHESIKREGCHLVLLSRYMGAEDHANIGFLYRFYHFWYRLLCRVLVGVHLSDITYAFRGFDIDYIRGLSLESGGFEISPEITLKTWLAGGKIRELKGRQGRRMAGESKFVFSRVGLGYARVLAQGCLARMLGRWPQRAHSAKSRSRAAV; this is encoded by the coding sequence TTGAATCCTGAAATCTCCATAATCGTCCCCTGCTTGAATGAAGAGCAGAACATCCCGACGCTGGTGCAGAAACTGACGGCGCTGATCGAACAGAGCGACCTGTCGGCTGAGGTACTCATCATTGACGATTGCAGCGACGATTATACATTCCGCGAGGCGTTCATCCTCTCTAACGCCGACAGCCGGGTCAAAGCGCTGCACAAGGGGCTGCCGCGCGGCATCGGAAACGCCATACGGTTTGGCATCAAGCACGCTTCGGGGAAAGTCGGCATCGTCGTGATGGGCGACCTGGTAGACCCGCTGGCGGCCATCCCGGATTTTCATGAGAGCATTAAGCGAGAGGGCTGTCACCTCGTTTTACTGTCCAGGTATATGGGCGCTGAAGATCACGCGAACATAGGCTTCTTGTATCGCTTCTACCATTTCTGGTATCGCCTACTTTGTCGCGTGCTTGTGGGGGTGCACCTGAGCGACATTACCTACGCATTTCGCGGGTTCGATATAGATTACATACGCGGGTTGAGCCTCGAATCAGGCGGCTTTGAAATCTCGCCTGAAATCACGCTGAAGACCTGGCTCGCCGGCGGAAAGATTCGCGAACTGAAAGGGCGACAGGGACGGCGCATGGCCGGCGAATCCAAATTCGTCTTCTCGCGCGTCGGCTTGGGATATGCGAGGGTGCTGGCGCAAGGCTGTCTCGCCAGAATGTTGGGCAGATGGCCGCAGCGGGCGCACTCGGCAAAGTCCCGGAGCCGCGCGGCGGTTTGA